CGACGAACATGGTGTCGCCGCCGAACTCCTCGGCCACCAGGCCGTACTCGGTGAGCTGGCTGCGCACCTTGAGCGGGTCGGCGCCTTCCTTGTCGATCTTGTTGACGGCCACCACGATCGGCACGTCGGCCGCCTTGGCGTGGTTGAGCGCCTCGATCGTCTGCGGCTTGACGCCGTCGTCGGCCGCCACCACGAGCACCGCGATGTCGGTCACCTTGGCACCGCGGGCACGCATGGCGGTGAACGCCTCGTGGCCCGGGGTGTCGATGAAGGTGATCCGCCGGTCGAGGCCGTGGATCTCGGCCGCGACCTGGTAGGCACCGATGTGCTGGGTGATGCCGCCGGCCTCGCCCGCCACCACGTTCGCCTTGCGGATCGCGTCCAGCAGGCGGGTCTTACCGTGGTCGACGTGGCCCATGACGGTGACCACCGGCGGGCGCGCCGCGAGGTCGTCCTCGCCGCCCTCGTCCTCGCCGAACTCGATGTCGAAGGACTCGAGCAGCTCGCGGTCCTCCTCCTCGGGCGAGACGATCTGGATCTCGAAGCCGATCTCCGAGCCGATCAGCTGCAGGATCTCCTCGTTGACCGACTGGGTCGCGGTGACCATCTCGCCGATCGCGAAGGCGGCCTGCACCAGCGCGGCCGGGTTGGCGCCGATCTTCTCGCCGAGGTCCATCAGCGACGAGCCGCGGGGCAGCCGGACGACCTGTCCGTTGCCGCGGGGCAGCATCGCTCCGCCCATGGACGGGGCCTGCATGTTGTCGAACTCTTGCCTGCGCTGCTTCTTGGACTTGCGTCCGCGGGCCGGGCCACGGCCGCCCGGGCGTCCGAAGGCGCCCTGGGTGCCGGCACCGCGACCGCCGCGACCGCCGCCGCCACCGCCGCCGGGACGTCCGGCGAAGCCGCCGCCGCCACCGCCGCCGCCGGGGCCGCCGCTCGCGCCGCCGCCGAAGCCGCCGGGACGCGGGCCGAAGCCGGCGCCGGGTCCGGGACGCGGACCGCCGCCACCGGGACGCGGGGCGCCGCCGGCCGGACGGGGACCGCCGGGCGCGCCGGAGCGCTGGCCGGGGCCGCCCTGGCCGCCGCCGGGACGCGGGCCGCCCTGGCCGGGGCCGCCGCCGGGGCGTCCGCCGCCGCCCTGGGACGGGCCGGGACGGTTGGGCATCATGCCCGGGTTGGGACGCGGACCGCCGGGGCCGCCGCCGGAGCGGGGCGCTGCGGGACGCGGCGGCATGCCCGGACGCGGGGCGCCGGGGACCGAGCCGCCTTCGCCGCGGCCCTCGCCGCCCGGGCGCTGGCCCTGCGGACGAGGCGCCTGCGGCCGGGGCATGCCGGTCGAGCCGCTGGTGAACGGGTTGTTGCCGGGACGCGGGCCGCGCGGGCGGTCGCCGCCCGGACGCGGGCCGGGGGTCGCCGGACGGGGGCCGCGCTCGGCCGAGCCGGGACGCTGGCCGCGCTCGCCCTGGGCCGGGGGCTGCTGGGCCGCCGGGTTGGGCTTGGGGTTCGCCGGGCCGGGACGCGGGCCGGGAGCCGGCGCCGCGGGACGCGACGGGTTCTGGTTCGCCGCCGGGGGCGTCGCCGGGGTACTCGGGGCAGGCGAAGCCTGCGCCTTGACCTGCGGCGCGGGCGCGGGGCCGGCGGGCTTGGGGGCCGGCGCGGAGCCGGGCTTGACCGCCGCCGCGGGACCCGGCTTCGGGCCGGGGGCGGGCGCCGCGGGACGCGGCTGGGGGGTCGGCCGCGGGGCGCCGGACCGCGCAGGCGCGGACGCTCCCTTACCCTCGGCCGCGAGGGAGTCTCTCAGTTTACGCTCGACTGGCGCCTCGATCGTCGATGACGCCGAACGGACGAACTCACCGAGGTCTTGGAGCTTGGCCATGACGACCTTGCTCTCAACACCCAAATCCTTGGCGAGCTCATAGACCCGGACCTTGGCCACTTCACTCCTCATCTTCGGTCCGCGTCTTCTCAGTCCGCGTGACCGTCGCTGTCACTTCATGGGCGTGCTCATCGCTGTGTGCTCATCGCGTGCTCATGATGTTTCTCTACCTGCTTCCGCCTGATAACGCCGTGCC
This genomic window from Actinospica robiniae DSM 44927 contains:
- the infB gene encoding translation initiation factor IF-2, translating into MAKVRVYELAKDLGVESKVVMAKLQDLGEFVRSASSTIEAPVERKLRDSLAAEGKGASAPARSGAPRPTPQPRPAAPAPGPKPGPAAAVKPGSAPAPKPAGPAPAPQVKAQASPAPSTPATPPAANQNPSRPAAPAPGPRPGPANPKPNPAAQQPPAQGERGQRPGSAERGPRPATPGPRPGGDRPRGPRPGNNPFTSGSTGMPRPQAPRPQGQRPGGEGRGEGGSVPGAPRPGMPPRPAAPRSGGGPGGPRPNPGMMPNRPGPSQGGGGRPGGGPGQGGPRPGGGQGGPGQRSGAPGGPRPAGGAPRPGGGGPRPGPGAGFGPRPGGFGGGASGGPGGGGGGGGFAGRPGGGGGGGRGGRGAGTQGAFGRPGGRGPARGRKSKKQRRQEFDNMQAPSMGGAMLPRGNGQVVRLPRGSSLMDLGEKIGANPAALVQAAFAIGEMVTATQSVNEEILQLIGSEIGFEIQIVSPEEEDRELLESFDIEFGEDEGGEDDLAARPPVVTVMGHVDHGKTRLLDAIRKANVVAGEAGGITQHIGAYQVAAEIHGLDRRITFIDTPGHEAFTAMRARGAKVTDIAVLVVAADDGVKPQTIEALNHAKAADVPIVVAVNKIDKEGADPLKVRSQLTEYGLVAEEFGGDTMFVDISARENIGIEELLEAVVLTADASLDLKANPHQNAEGVAIEAHLDRGRGAVATVLVQRGTLRVGDTMVVGDAHGRVRAMLDENGNNVEIADPSRPVQVLGLTSVPGAGDTFLVVEEERVARQIAERRAARDRNALLSKRRVRVSFEDIDRAMKAGEIQRLNLILKGDVSGSVEALEDALLKLDVGEEVDLRIIHRGVGAITESDVDLALTSDTIIIGFNVRADGRARTKADREGVEIRYYSVIYQAIEEMEAALKGMLKPEFEEVQLGTAEIREVYRSSKFGNIAGTLVRSGLIRRNAKARLIRDGAVVAENLTIDSLKRFKDDATEVREGYECGIGLGSFNNIQVDDVIETYEMREKTRA